One genomic window of Pecten maximus chromosome 3, xPecMax1.1, whole genome shotgun sequence includes the following:
- the LOC117324028 gene encoding protein dispatched homolog 1-like, whose translation MVMGQYDILPVNFKKVPLDLEEEDVFLRSLAWQNRETDEILPTSPPNKESNDYGPETLILYYEADNVFTAENLRVIQAFEDQLTSVVDYTMFCSKENSMACSKPFSILRLFDGTFGPLFNDTSFSDIPQTFENAMKIPEMSRQLKFFLGKNFIVNVAGGIAKSSITRTAFYFIFDTQLESFLVNNYRQRLLDLNENGLGSMKFLYSCETLFVYDVQRQVIFDMMLAVGSFGFIFLFMLFQTKSLFVTCFAIFSILTSFFGANMIYRIAFDYKYFGIFHVLSIFIILGIGADDVFVYFDTWRATSHEHMESLEQRLSECYRRASKSMLITSLTTMVAFISNAFSPVLGISSFGLFSATLVFINYLSVITFFPSVVLIHHLYFEKWIWPCFRSCHQHLHTVPSQNVTVTDVDENQTPRKNIVVRFFYGRYFRFITHKIIRWVILICFLALIVVFIVFVKDLKPDEESTKIFKEHHNYQMANDRRKNAFIPSGRDQIIRVYMVWGLRLQDRSSCHKTDGEKCTGKTVWDEAFDLNPSPAQFQLKKMCNDLQNLPDKINADLHIRNNSLTGKLEVDCFLDSMENFLSNESGKAIYGGSGDFSIPFTETKISHLMTSHPELYNSSAISSNFYRYFETAAAFWLHDGYSSNVTSDYTELLGLSK comes from the exons ATGGTGATGGGTCAGTATGATATCCTTCCTGTCAACTTCAAAAAGGTACCCTTGGATCTGGAAGAAGAGGATGTTTTCCTGCGATCTCTAGCATGGCAAAACCGAGAGACTGATGAAATATTGCCCACATCGCCACCGAATAAGGAAAGCAATGATTATGGGCCCGAGACACTTATTCTGTATTACGAGGCTGACAACGTTTTCACGGCGGAAAATTTACGGGTCATTCAAGCGTTTGAGGACCAGCTGACTAGTGTTGTGGACTATACAATGTTTTGTTCAAAAGAAAACAGCATGGCCTGCTCCAAACCGTTTTCTATTCTTCGTTTATTTGATGGGACGTTCGGACCTCTTTTCAACGACACGTCCTTCAGTGACATACCTCAGACATTTGAAAATGCCATGAAAATTCCAGAGATGTCACGACAGCTTAAATTTTTCCTTGGAAAGAACTTCATAGTAAACGTAGCTGGCGGAATTGCTAAATCGTCCATCACTCGTACCGCTTTCTACTTTATCTTTGATACACAGCTTGAATCTTTCTTGGTGAATAACTATAGGCAGAGACTTCTAGACCTCAACGAAAACGGACTTGGTTCAATGAAGTTTCTGTATTCTTGTGAAACTCTGTTTGTTTATGACGTTCAACGACAAGTTATATTTGACATGATGCTTGCCGTAGGCagttttggttttatttttctgttCATGTTGTTTCAAACAAAGTCATTATTTGTCACATGTTTTGCTATCTTTAGCATTCTAACGAGTTTCTTTGGTGCCAACATGATATATCGCATTGCGTTCGATTACAAATATTTTGGAATCTTTCATGTGCTATCAATATTCATAATTCTCGGTATAGGTGCCGATGAcgtttttgtatattttgatacCTGGCGAGCAACATCACATGAACATATGGAATCACTGGAGCAAAGACTATCGGAATGTTACAGAAGAGCGTCCAAATCTATGTTGATCACGTCACTAACAACAATGGTAGCCTTCATTTCTAACGCATTTTCTCCAGTTTTAGGGATTTCTTCGTTTGGACTTTTCAGTGCTACTCTagtttttatcaattatttgtCTGTTATAACTTTTTTCCCTTCCGTGGTTTTGATACATCACCTCTACTTCGAGAAGTGGATTTGGCCCTGCTTCAGATCGTGCCATCAGCATTTACATACAGTGCCTTCCCAAAATGTCACCGTGACGGATGTAGATGAAAATCAGACACCAAGGAAGAATATTGTTGTCAGATTCTTTTACGGACGTTATTTCAGATTTATAACGCACAAAATCATCCGATGGGTGATACTGATCTGCTTTCTCGCTCTCATTGTGGTTTTCATCGTGTTTGTAAAAGATTTGAAACCAGATGAAGAATCG acaaaaatattcaaagaaCACCATAACTATCAAATGGCTAACGATAGACGGAAAAATGCCTTTATACCGAGTGGAAGAGATCAGATCATTCGTGTCTACATGGTGTGGGGGCTCCGGCTTCAGGACCGAAGTAGCTGTCACAAAACCGATGGCGAGAAGTGTACGGGAAAAACTGTGTGGGACGAAGCTTTCGACCTCAATCCTAGCCCCGCCCAATTCCAGTTGAAG AAAATGTGCAATGACCTTCAAAATCTGCCCGACAAGATCAACGCAGATCTGCATATACGTAATAACTCGTTGACTGGTAAACTGGAGGTGGACTGTTTTCTAGACAGTATGGAAAACTTCCTATCG AACGAAAGTGGTAAAGCTATTTATGGAGGGTCGGGAGACTTCAGCATCCCATTTACGGAGACTAAAATTTCTcacttgatgacgtcacatccgGAGTTGTACAACAGTTCCGCCATTTCTTCGAATTTCTACCGATATTTTGAG ACGGCTGCTGCATTTTGGCTGCATGATGGCTACTCGTCCAATGTTACCTCTGATTACACTGAACTCCTAGGGCTTTCCAAATGA
- the LOC117324029 gene encoding F-box/LRR-repeat protein fbxl-1-like has translation MIDTNVQRFYKISVEANTFRNQNINDLPNELLARIFGYLDPIKDTLPVLALVCRKWREILLSNGSLWRVVHIDPRRYVYWHFSMMCCIFRLYGQHIQKLTWTDHSPVYESVFSLIPRLRNLKYLRLPILWTKAVVETLSSLSQLENIQINGGFALTDDELDMIGKCFPNLLEISLNACWRLTANGIVNLMDSLTCLQTLKLKINSGLCVSDPRSGQAIQRGYNITKCVIDNHRFTLVHVLCLHFVPIEMEELWDLVKKLERLTKLSISNCEHLHGVRLISDSLQKCYLFNIWNAMFVCIRSSTLKLLTIDHGMEAMEHVEVESASLRRVTIDGCNVMRTLRVSSKRLTFMELSKCENIDMRSFHETLRTNASLLSLRLGCISQDSLTFDETMIPSLQELCLLGDFSCETLHIRSPTLRLLHTESDNDIVTLNHMYITANHLCKIALTGIPALKTLTIQCVSVDCIEMNLCSDDRLNLESCVIHALNAIGFLRLFDCKVNLLSVCTPLARTIVLYRCQMTDYVLQMALNGCLNIAYLNLEKCREISRVSVHSPLMKFLNLFGCVDVNKLDLEYCPQLLALNVGQCTNVRLFIRGIEQKLDSLCRTYDIVHPQEMVRWSHDFPPKPYV, from the exons ATGATAGATACAAATGTTCAAAGGTTTTACAAAATCTCAGTTGAGGCCAATACTTTTCGCAATCAGAATATCAACGATTTACCTAACGAACTCCTTGCTCGAATTTTTGGGTATCTTGATCCAATTAAAGATACACTTCCGGTTCTTGCACTAGTCTGCAGAAAATGGCGGGAAATTCTCCTGAGTAACGGTTCGTTATGGCGTGTGGTTCACATTGATCCGCGACGGTATGTCTATTGGCATTTCAGCATGATGTGTTGTATTTTTCGGCTCTATGGACAACACATACAAAAGCTGACCTGGACCGACCATTCTCCGGTTTACGAAAGTGTCTTCTCTTTAATTCCACGTTTACGAAATCTGAAATACCTCAGATTGCCAATACTGTGGACAAAAGCAGTGGTAGAAACTCTGTCTTCTCTTTCGCAACTAGAAAACATACAGATCAATGGGGGATTCGCCTTAACAGATGATGAACTAGACATGATAGGAAAATGTTTTCCAAATCTGTTAGAGATTTCTTTAAATGCTTGTTGGCGACTAACTGCCAACGGTATTGTAAACCTGATGGACAGTTTGACTTGTCTTCAGACACTGAAGTTGAAGATAAATTCCGGTCTGTGTGTGAGTGATCCGAGGAGTGGGCAGGCCATTCAGAGGGGTTATAACATCACCAAATGTGTTATAGACAACCACCGGTTCACACTGGTGCATGTTTTGTGTTTGCACTTTGTACCAATTGAGATGGAAGAACTTTGGGATTTGGTCAAGAAGCTGGAACGCCTCACGAAACTCAGCATCAGCAACTGTGAG CATCTTCACGGTGTTCGACTGATTTCCGATTCTCTGCAGAAGTGCTACCTGTTCAATATCTGGAATGCTATGTTTGTATGCATACGGTCTTCAACTCTTAAGCTCCTAACAATAGACCACGGTATGGAGGCCATGGAGCATGTCGAGGTGGAATCAGCCTCGTTGCGACGTGTTACCATCGACGGTTGTAACGTCATGCGCACCCTCCGTGTGTCAAGCAAGCGGCTGACGTTCATGGAATTGTCCAAGTGTGAGAATATCGACATGAGGTCATTTCATGAAACCCTCAGGACTAATGCATCACTTCTGTCTCTCCGACTAGGTTGTATATCACAAGACAGTCTAACATTCGATGAGACGATGATTCCCAGTTTACAAGAATTGTGTCTCCTTGGGGACTTTTCCTGCGAGACGTTGCACATCAGAAGTCCTACGCTTAGATTATTGCACACGGAATCTGATAACGATATAGTCACACTGAATCACATGTATATCACCGCTAATCATTTGTGTAAGATCGCCCTAACGGGGATACCTGCTCTCAAGACCCTTACAATCCAATGCGTTAGTGTTGACTGTATAGAGATGAACCTTTGCAGCGATGATCGTCTCAACCTTGAGTCTTGTGTTATTCACGCTTTGAACGCAATCGGCTTCCTTCGGTTGTTTGATTGCAAAGTGAATCTTCTTTCTGTATGTACTCCTTTAGCGAGGACAATAGTTCTTTACAGATGTCAAATGACAGATTATGTACTTCAGATGGCGCTTAATGGATGTCTTAATATAGCATATCTCAATCTCGAGAAGTGTCGCGAGATCAGCAGGGTTTCCGTTCACTCTCCTTTGATGAAATTTTTGAATCTGTTTGGATGTGTAGACGTAAACAAGCTTGATTTGGAATACTGCCCACAACTACTGGCCTTAAACGTAGGGCAATGTACAAATGTCCGACTTTTCATTCGCGGAATAGAGCAAAAACTTGATTCATTGTGTCGCACGTACGACATAGTTCACCCCCAGGAGATGGTTCGATGGAGCCATGACTTTCCTCCAAAACCTTATGTCTGA